The following nucleotide sequence is from Mesorhizobium sp. CAU 1732.
ACGAACACCGGCGCATATCGAATGATCGTCGCCGACACCGCCAGCCCCGCGACATGCTCTGCCAGATCGGTTTCGAGCCTGGTTCCGAGTTCGCCGACCGTCATGCCCGCCACGTCGATCTGCCCGATGATGGGATATCCGATCGTCCCGTCGGGGGAGACGACGAATTCGCCGGACAGCCCGGCGTCGCCGTAGGTGGTGACCCCGATGACATCTCCGGCGCCGATCCGGTAGGGGCCCGGTGTCTGCGCCGCTGCCGGCAGGAGCGATAGCGAGAGGGTGCTTGCAAGAAGCGCCGCCAACTTTACCCGATGAACCAAGACACGCATGTTTTCTTCCAACTCTTGAGCATCGGACCGAAAAGTGGAATCCGGTTTTCGGATAACTCCGATGCGCGTTCAAAAAGATAGATCGTCCTCTGGGCGTCCGACTGGACGCCCGGCGATCTAGCGTACGACCTGTACCGGCCCCGTCATCCGCCCCGGATCATCGACACTGTGAAGCGTGCGCTGCGGCTTCATGGCGGATCGAATATCCGGCAGTATCTCGGCTGCGAGAGCGTCGTCGCGGCGGTTGAGGATGAGTCCATCCGGGCGACAGCCGGCAGCAGACAAACGCCGGATCGCCCCCGCGACGGCATCGACCCTGTCGGCGTCTCCGCTCACCACGAAGAGATTGCGGTTGCAAAGACCGCCGACGATGGCCGCGTCGAGCGCCTGTTCGACACCCGGCGTATCGATGATCACGAGATCGAAGCTTGATTTGAGATCAGCGATCAGCGTCTGGAATCCAGCACTGTCGAGCACCCGTTCCGACCCCGACGCGCCGGCACGCGCCGCAACGATGCGGACGTCCGAGGCAGAATCCTTCTGCAGAACGGCATCGATGCGCCGCTCTCCATCGAGAACCTCCTGCATGAAGCCTGACGGATAGAACCCCGCCAGCTTCGCGATCGCGGGGTCGCGCAGATTGGCATCGACCAGCACCGTTCGAAGGCCGGCCGCCGACGCCGAGCGCGCCAGCCCCAACGCGATCGTGGACTTGCCCTGCCCCTTCGACGCCGACGTGATGGAAACGACCGCCTTCTTGCTGGACCGCAGCATCATGCGCAATGTCGAGAGCGCCTTCCCGAACGGCGTTGCGGTGTTGCCGGCATCGGCGGTCAGTCGCGCAAGCCCGCGTGTGACCACGGGAACGGCACCGATGACCGGAATTCCCGTCGCGGCTTCGAGCTGGCCCGGAAGACGCATGCGCCTGTCGGTCAGCTCCCGAAGGACCGTCCCCGCCATGGCAAGTCCGAACCCGCCGACAAGGCCGAGCAGCAGCCAGCTCGACAGGCGCGGCGCGGCGCGCGCGCCGGCCGGCTCCGCCTTCGAGATCATCTGCGCCTCGGGAAGGACGAAGCCGTCCTGCTCGATGGTCTGCTTGTAGCGCACGAGATAGCTTTCGTAGATCGTGCGGTTCGCATTCGCCTCGCGCTCCAGTTGCGCGGCGGTCAGTTGCGACTCGTTTGCCTGCGCCAGATCGGCCTGTGCGGCCTGGAGCGTTTCCTCCAGCTTCTGCATTTTCTGCCGCGTGATCTCGGTCTCGTTGGCAAGGCTTTGCAGGATCTGGTCCACCTCGCTGGCGATCTGCTCACGCAGGGACGCGAGTTCCGACGTGAGCACGCCGACCTGCCGGTTCTTGACCGCACCGCTGCGCGTCAGCGCGTCGAGTTCGCGTTCGAGCTTCGCCTGCTCGGCGCGCAACGCCTGGATAGAAGGCGAAGCCAGGAATTCGGCAAGCGCCGGCGTGTCTTTTTCGGATGCCAGCCGCCGCACGGTCTCGAGCCGCGCCTGTGCACCCGCGAGAGCCGCACGCACCGCGATCAGTTCCGAGTTGCCGTCGGCGACAGCCTGCGCCTGCAGCGACACGCCGTTGGTCTCGACCAGCCCGGCCTTCTGGCGGAAAGCCTCCAGCGCCTTCTCGGATTGCTGGAGTTGCCCGTGAAGGCTCACGATCGTTTCACCGAGCCAGTCGTTCACGCTGCGGCCGGCTGACCGCTGCACCTCGATCTGATGATCGAGGTAAGTCTGCGCGAAGGTGTTGGCGACGAGCGCCGCCAGTTCCGGGTCGGCCGCGCGATAGGAAATGAAGATCGTATAGGACCGGCCGTCATTGCTCACGGTCAGGTTGGACAGAAGGATATTGATGTCCGAGGCCTGGTCGGCACTGCTCGGGCCGGGCATTCCGCCCGTGTCGCCGGACACGGGTTCCGTGCGCCCGATGACGCGGGACGCCTGCTTGACGATGGTCGTCATCGCACTGTCGCTGGGCCGGTGGGCGTGAAGGACCACGCCGTCGTCCTGCAATCTGGACAGCACCTGCGCCGCCATCATGCGCGAGCTGATGATGTCCAGTTGGGTGCGCAGGACGGGACTGTCCTGCGGCATTGGCGTAACGACGGCATCGTTGATCTGTACGCGTCTCACATCGAGCACAAGCACCGCCTCCGACACGAATGTCGGTGGCGTCTGCATGTAACCCAGAAGTGAGGTCCCCACCCCGAGAACCATCGCCAGCGCTATCGTGTAGCGCCGGCGCTTGGCGACTTCCAGCAGGTTAGGCATCGCCGGGGTGGCGATGTCTCCCCTTGCATCATTGACGATCATGGCGACACGCTCCCGTTTGTCGCGGACGGTATGTCAGAGGGTGGTTTGCTTACCCGCTGACGCCCATGTCGCCAGGAAACATCTCGTTGATCTTGTAGGCCACCTCTGTGCGGTTGGTTGCCTTCAGCTTCTTCATGATGTTCCGGATGTGCACCTTCACGGTGCTTTCGCGCAGATTGAGCTCATAGGCGATGATCTTGTTCGCCTTGCCCCTGCGCAGCGCATGCACCACTTCTTCCTGGCGCTGCGTGAACATGCTTGCCATCGGCCGCGTCACGTCTCCGCCGGTGTCCATCGCCTTGCGCATCGCCACGACGCTGCTCGCAGGGAGAAAGACGCCGCCGGCGAGAGCGAGATTGATCGCCTCGACGCAGACGTCGATGTGCACCGATGTCGGGATGTAGCCCTTGGCGCCGAGTTCGAGCGCCTTCAGGATCTGGACCAGATCGTCGGTATCCGCCAGGATCACCACCGGAATGCCGTCGAATTCGGAGACCAGACGGCTGATTTCGACGCCGACGCCCGGATCGGTCGGACGCTGGCCGCCGATGCTGTAGAGAATAGCTGCAAGAGGTGGATAGCGATCTTTCATGATCCGCCATTCCGCTATGGAAGCGCAGGAAACGACGTCCATCTCCATGTCGCGTGAGCTAAGACCATGAGCAAGACATTCACGGTCGAGGACACGAGAATCGACGACGATTAGTGTCGTCTCATTATTCTGGATAGAGTTTCTTTCGTCATTTATAGGTTTCGTGAAACCGTCGGCCCCATTGAGGACGATCATTCCACGTCTTTCCACTTCACCAAAGCCGGCACGCATAGACTTGACTCCCGATTGAATGAAGGCCCTACGAGGGTAGACTGGCAATTTCCCCGTGCTTATGGAAATTGAACCGCCAGGCAAACGCGTTTTGTTGCACGGTTATGCAATATGGACGCTCACAGATGTATTGTATTCCCCCGAACGTTGAAATCGACTGTGCCAAGGATAATCGGGCAAATGTAACGCCGTCCCTAATCTGGGTTAATCGTTCTTAACTTTTTTGATGCGGGAGGAATGGCACCACGATCGGGTGTTTCCAGGGGCATGTCAGCGACGTGACAGATACCCGTCGTCGAAGTCCGCGAGGCCGATCAGGCCAGGCAGATCGAGGAACTCGACTTCGCCCTGCCGAAATGACAGAAGGCTGTCCTCGCGCAATTCGCGCAGCATGCGATTGACATGGATCGGCGTCAGGCCGAGCGCGTCGGCGAGATCGTATTGCGTCAGCGGGCACTCGAAATCCTCGATACGGCCGTTTGACAGGCTCTGGCGCGCGCCCAATTCGAGCAGCAGATGCGCCGTGCGCGCGAGCGCGCTTCGCCGGCCGAGGCTCGTCAATCGCTCGCCGGCGATAGCCTCTCGCCGACCGAAGGCCCCCATAAAAATCTGCGACAGGGTTGGCGTCAGCGTTGCGCCACCCGCACCCACCATGGACGTGGATTCGAAAATCACGACCTCGGTGACCGCCGTCACGGGAAGCGGGGGCGCATGGCCGCCATGTCCCAGGCCGAGGATGTCGCCCGCAATGGGGAAGTCGATGATCTGGCGTTCGCCGTCGGCCATGAAGCGTTGCACGCATGTCCAGCCCGAATGGATGATCAGCGTGCGGTGACCGCCGGTATCGAGTTCGCGGGTAAGCTCCGTTCGTGCTTGAAATCGCTTCGGTATGAAGCCCAGTGACTGCAGTGCCGCCTTGTCGCTTTCCTTCAACGTCAAACCCGCAAACAGCGGATTCTCCAACAGCAAGCCATGCAGATGAGCGCTCGCGATCATTCGACTAAGCCCCCACTTCCTCTACGAGCTATACTACACAAATTATGCATCTCGTGGTTGAAAAAATGCCATCATCTCCGATGTAACGAAGCAGAGAAACGATTGCTCTCTTCGCGGACGAAAAACCTCAAATGGCTGTCGCCACGAGCAATTCGCTTTTCTATCCACTCTTATATCAGTCATCTTTGAACATATAACGAACGCGCATCGTCTTCTTGATCTCATGGTGAACCAACAAGTTTTTGGTGGCGAAGCTTGGATAAGCTGCGCCATCCTCCAACGTTGCGGCATACCGGCATCGATTGGACACTCGGACCGCGGCATAATCTTGTCGGTCGGCAACGTCGGGCAATCCCCTGTCGGCGGCCGATATGGCATCGTGACCATCATCCGAATGCTGCCTGCCTGAACGTGCTCACCAACCTATATCGCATTGCGTCGCCCGCAAGGACGTACGCCCCTTAGCCAAATAGGCGAATGCGGCGACCATTCCGCCGAGTTGGGAAAAAAAGCGGCGCGCGTACTGTTTGGTATCCGGGCAATCGCCCGCTTCAACTGGGCAAGGGGTGTGTCATGAACAGAGCAACCGGCTTCGCACTCATACTGATCGCTTTGGCATGCATCGAGGGATCGCTGCTGAACCATGCATTCGCACTCGGCTCGTTCCCGACGCCTCCGGGCGGTCCCGGTTCGGCGCCCACTCCCGGCCCGATCGCCGGCGGCGGAATCGTGTGGCTGGGTGTGGTCGCGGTCGGCGGCATTTATATGCTCGTTCGGCGCTTCAGACAGCGCTAGACGAACGCGACTCACGCCCGCCGAACAGGCAGCGTGAGGTCCGTCTGTCATCCACATCAGCAGAGCCCACACACGTGGCCGATCACATCTCCGTCCGAGGCGCCGGCAACGCAGTCGCCGTTCCGCGAAACGTGCTGTTTGCGGGCCTGATCGCGATCGGGTTCGCGAATGGGTCGATCAACCGCGCGATCCAGCTTGCGATTCAGGACGCAGGCTCCGCGCTCGGCCGGATGCTGGGCGTCAGCATCGTGGCGTGGGTGGCCCTGGCGGTGGCGTTCGCCCTCGTCGGACGTTCGCCTGCACGCCCCGCGACGCGCGCCGATCTCGCGGTGGCCGGTGCATTGTTCCTGCTGTTCCTGTTTCCCGCGGCCCCTGCCAGTTGGCTGGGACTGACGCTTCTCGGCGCCTATCTGGCGCTGGGCGAAACACCCGGCTCGTCGTCCCGCAGAGGCGGCATCGTCCTGGTCGCGCTGACTGTCCCCATGTTCTGGAGCCGTATTCTGATGTCCACCATGAGCGATCTGATCCTCACGGTGGACGCGATCCTCGTCAGTGCGATCCTGACCGCCGACCGGGTGGGCAACACCATCGCCTTCGCGGATGGCTGGGGATATTTCTGGATCGCCCCCGAATGCTCGTCGCTCGCCAACATATCGCTTGCGCTGCTGTGCTGGGTCATCGTCACGCAGACCGGTGCGCCGCAAAGACCCGTCAAGTTCCGGTATTGCATCGCAGCCGTGCTGGCGGTGATCGCGATCAATGTCGGCCGCATGGCCCTGACCGGCATTTCGCGCGCGCATTACGAACTGGTCCACGGCGCGTTGGGAAATGTCGTCTTCGATGTCGTCACGCTCGCCGCCATGGTCGGCATCCTGTTCGCCGGCATGAAGAGCGCGCAGCGCACCACCGCGAGGGGACGGCACGATGTCTCGGCGGCTTGAATGGACGCTCGCGCTTGCCCTCATGGCGACGCTGTCCGTCAAGCTGTGGGCAGCGACCGCCAGCGCGTCCCAGATCGATACCGACCCGTCGCTGGCCCTCGGGCGAGCGCTTGCCGAAGCTGGCTTCGATGTCGAAGCGTCGCTGGCAGATACCGATCCGCCCCTCGTCCCGGCCACACGCGACGACTGTCGTCTGCTCGTCGCCCGCGCCTCGCCGCTCGGCTGGCACCGCAGCCTGTTCGAGCGTTATGAATCCGCCAACCAGACCCTGTCATACGCATTTCGCGACGAACTGACCCCGCAGCAGGACGTGCTGGAGACGTCGCTGGCCTTCTTCCACTTCCGCCTGATGCGCTATCTCGGCATCCGCGCCGCGGAGGAGCCGGTCTGGGCGATCCTGGCGGCACAGCCGTGCAGTCTCGAAGGCCTGCCGTGGAAACCTGCGGTCGGGGACGACATCGCGACGCGATAGCGCGACGCCATCAGTGGCGCGGCATGCCCGTCGGGCGGATCGTGCGCTTCTGGGCCGCGATGCGGAACTGCGCGTTCGGCGCGCCATATCCCTTATAGCCGCCGCGCCGCTCGACGATCTCGAAGAAGAAGCCCTCGCCGAAATTCGGGCTGTAGAGCTGGAAATACTCCCCGTCGCCGTCGCGATCGTAGAGGATGTGCGCCTCGCGCAATCGATCCGCGAAGTCCGGTTCCAATCCAAACCGCGCTTCCAGATCGTCGTAGTAGTTCCGCGATATCTCCAGTGTCTGGAACCCACGCGCCTTGAGAGCGGCCACCGTGGCGAAGATGTCCGAGCTCGCAAAGGCCAGATGCTGCACCGACGAGCCGAAACTCTCGGCGATGAAGTGTCCGGCCAGCGTCTTGCGGTTTTCGGCGCCGTTCAGCGTCAGGCGCAGGCCTCCATCCTCGCTCTCGATCACCTGGCTGCGCACGATACCCGCCGGATCGATCACGTCCACCATCGGCGATTTCCGCGCCCGGAAAATCGAGGTGTAGAAGAGAAGCCATGTGAGCATCTCCTCATAGTTCATCGTCTGCGCGACGTGATCGATCGACACCAGTCCCGCCCCACCTGACGACACGCTCTCAAGCTGGTCGAACTCGATCTCCCAGACCCGGGACAATTCGCTCCGGCCGTCGATGAAATAGATCACCCCGCCGCCGACGCCGCGAATGGCCGGCACCGCGAGCTCGCCCGGTCCGTGGCGCTGCTCGAAGACCTCCGCTCCCAGCGCCTTGGCGCGCTCGACCGTCGCCTTCGCGTCGTCCACGCGCAGACCGATCGCATAGGCCGAGATGCCGTGCACCAGATAGGACGAGTGCGCGAAACCCTCCTTCTCCGTATTGACCACGATGTTGATGCCGCCCTGGCGATAGAGCGTCACGTCCTTGGTCTTGTGGCGCGCGGCTAGCCCGAACCCCATCGAGGCGAGCATGGCCGAGAGGTCGTCGGCCTCCGTCTCGTCGGCGGCGAACTCGACGAACTCGACGCCGCTGACGGCGATCCGGTCCGGCATGGGCGGAACGTCGATCGCAATCCCCGGCTCGGAGCGCGAGACCTGATCCATCAGATTGACCAGCGACCGGCGCCCGTCGATCGAGATCGACTTCGGCGAACCGCCGCGAAACTGGTCGTTGAAGATTTCGAGCGAGAGCGGCCCTGCATAGCCGGTTGCCGCCACCGCGCGCATGAAATCGACGACCGGCAGGTCGCCTTCGCCCGGCATGTTCCGAAAGTGGCGGCTCCAATAGAGGAGATCCATGTCGATCTGCGGCGCATCGGCCAGTTGCACGATGAAGATGCGGTCGCCCGGTATCGAGCGAATGGTGTCCACGTCGGTCTTGCGCGCCAGCGTGTGGAACGAGTCGAGGATCAGGCCGATATTGTCATGATCGGCGCGGCGCACGATCTCCCAGGCGTCGCGATGGTCGTTGATATGCCGTCCCCATGCGAGCGCCTCGTAGCCGACGCGAATGCCCCGCTTGGCCGCCCGCTCGCCGAGCTCGCGAAAATCGGCGGCTGCCCGGTCGATGCCGCCGAGCGAAATCGGCGAGACGTTCGAGCACACCAGCATCAGGTCGGTGCCGAGTTCCGCCATGACATCGAACTTGCGTTCGGCCCGGTCGAAGCCGCGCGCCCGCTGCGGCTCCGGCATGCCTTCGAAATCGCGGAACGGCTGGAACAGCGTGATCTCCAGCCCGTGGTCGCGCACCATCTGGCCGACCTCGGCCGGACTGCCGTCGAAAGCGAGGAAATCATTTTCGAAGATTTCGACGCCGTCGAACCCGGCCGCCGCGATCGCCGCCAGCTTTTCGCGCAGATCACCGCTGATCGAAACGGTGGCGATGGACGTCTTCATGTCGGCAATCCTTGTTCTGCATACATCATGCGAAGAAATCGATCAGATGCCATGCGCGCAACGGGCACAATGCGCAAAGCACTTCATAACGCAATTACCAAAGGACCCTGAATCCGTAACATCATGT
It contains:
- a CDS encoding polysaccharide biosynthesis tyrosine autokinase; this translates as MIVNDARGDIATPAMPNLLEVAKRRRYTIALAMVLGVGTSLLGYMQTPPTFVSEAVLVLDVRRVQINDAVVTPMPQDSPVLRTQLDIISSRMMAAQVLSRLQDDGVVLHAHRPSDSAMTTIVKQASRVIGRTEPVSGDTGGMPGPSSADQASDINILLSNLTVSNDGRSYTIFISYRAADPELAALVANTFAQTYLDHQIEVQRSAGRSVNDWLGETIVSLHGQLQQSEKALEAFRQKAGLVETNGVSLQAQAVADGNSELIAVRAALAGAQARLETVRRLASEKDTPALAEFLASPSIQALRAEQAKLERELDALTRSGAVKNRQVGVLTSELASLREQIASEVDQILQSLANETEITRQKMQKLEETLQAAQADLAQANESQLTAAQLEREANANRTIYESYLVRYKQTIEQDGFVLPEAQMISKAEPAGARAAPRLSSWLLLGLVGGFGLAMAGTVLRELTDRRMRLPGQLEAATGIPVIGAVPVVTRGLARLTADAGNTATPFGKALSTLRMMLRSSKKAVVSITSASKGQGKSTIALGLARSASAAGLRTVLVDANLRDPAIAKLAGFYPSGFMQEVLDGERRIDAVLQKDSASDVRIVAARAGASGSERVLDSAGFQTLIADLKSSFDLVIIDTPGVEQALDAAIVGGLCNRNLFVVSGDADRVDAVAGAIRRLSAAGCRPDGLILNRRDDALAAEILPDIRSAMKPQRTLHSVDDPGRMTGPVQVVR
- a CDS encoding bifunctional sugar phosphate isomerase/epimerase/4-hydroxyphenylpyruvate dioxygenase family protein, with protein sequence MKTSIATVSISGDLREKLAAIAAAGFDGVEIFENDFLAFDGSPAEVGQMVRDHGLEITLFQPFRDFEGMPEPQRARGFDRAERKFDVMAELGTDLMLVCSNVSPISLGGIDRAAADFRELGERAAKRGIRVGYEALAWGRHINDHRDAWEIVRRADHDNIGLILDSFHTLARKTDVDTIRSIPGDRIFIVQLADAPQIDMDLLYWSRHFRNMPGEGDLPVVDFMRAVAATGYAGPLSLEIFNDQFRGGSPKSISIDGRRSLVNLMDQVSRSEPGIAIDVPPMPDRIAVSGVEFVEFAADETEADDLSAMLASMGFGLAARHKTKDVTLYRQGGINIVVNTEKEGFAHSSYLVHGISAYAIGLRVDDAKATVERAKALGAEVFEQRHGPGELAVPAIRGVGGGVIYFIDGRSELSRVWEIEFDQLESVSSGGAGLVSIDHVAQTMNYEEMLTWLLFYTSIFRARKSPMVDVIDPAGIVRSQVIESEDGGLRLTLNGAENRKTLAGHFIAESFGSSVQHLAFASSDIFATVAALKARGFQTLEISRNYYDDLEARFGLEPDFADRLREAHILYDRDGDGEYFQLYSPNFGEGFFFEIVERRGGYKGYGAPNAQFRIAAQKRTIRPTGMPRH
- a CDS encoding Crp/Fnr family transcriptional regulator translates to MIASAHLHGLLLENPLFAGLTLKESDKAALQSLGFIPKRFQARTELTRELDTGGHRTLIIHSGWTCVQRFMADGERQIIDFPIAGDILGLGHGGHAPPLPVTAVTEVVIFESTSMVGAGGATLTPTLSQIFMGAFGRREAIAGERLTSLGRRSALARTAHLLLELGARQSLSNGRIEDFECPLTQYDLADALGLTPIHVNRMLRELREDSLLSFRQGEVEFLDLPGLIGLADFDDGYLSRR
- a CDS encoding response regulator transcription factor: MIVLNGADGFTKPINDERNSIQNNETTLIVVDSRVLDRECLAHGLSSRDMEMDVVSCASIAEWRIMKDRYPPLAAILYSIGGQRPTDPGVGVEISRLVSEFDGIPVVILADTDDLVQILKALELGAKGYIPTSVHIDVCVEAINLALAGGVFLPASSVVAMRKAMDTGGDVTRPMASMFTQRQEEVVHALRRGKANKIIAYELNLRESTVKVHIRNIMKKLKATNRTEVAYKINEMFPGDMGVSG